Within the Halorhabdus rudnickae genome, the region CGAGTTCGATGGCGAAACAGTCCGCGAGGAGCTAATCGAGGACCTGCGAGCGGTCGAAGACGAGGACGGCCCCCTGTTCGATGGTGTCTATCCCGGCGACGACGTCTACAGCGGCCCCTACGCCGACGAGGGTCCGGATGTCGTTCTCGATCAGCGCGATGGCGTCCACGTCAACGACGGGGTCGGCGGCGGCGCGGTCCGGGCGGCGCCCGACCGCTGGGCGGCCGAGAACACCCGCAACGGGATCTTCCTCGCTGGCGGTCCCGATTTCCGGGCGGACGGCGAACTCGAGCAGGTGAGCATCCTCGACATCGCCCCCACCGTCCTGCTCGCTCACGGCTGTGCGATCCCGTCCGACATCGACGGCGAGGCGTTGGGAATCGTCGCTGGCGACCCGGACCCGGAGACGCGCGATCCCCTCTCGTCCGGACGATCGGCGGGCGAGCGCGACACCGACGGCGTCGAAGATCGGCTGAAACAGCTCGGGTACATGGAATAACTGCCGATCCAGGGACGAATAGCTATATAAATACCCGCGGCGTCGGCCGTTGAAAGCTCCCACCCGTCGTGTGGTAATTCTTCACACTACCGGACGATACCGACCGTTGTCGTGGAGTTTCGGGGCGCACTCCCCGGTTGTCGAGGGGAACCGATCGCCGACGGAAACCCGTACACTTATATAGAACCACAGACAAACATTCTACCGACTTATGAGCCAGCGCATGCAGGGACAGCCGATGATCGTACTCGGCGATGAGTCCGAGCGGATGAAAGACGAGGACGCCCAGAGCCACAATATCTCGGCGGCCCGCGCGGTCGCTCAGTCGGTCCGTTCGACCCTCGGGCCGAAGGGCATGGACAAGATGCTCGTCTCCTCGATCGGTGACGTGACCATCACGAACGACGGCGTCACCATCCTACAGGAGATGGATATCGAGAACCCGACGGCCGAGATGATCATCGAAGTCGCCGAGGCCCAGGAGGACGAAGCCGGCGACGGCACCACGACAGCCGTCGCCATCGCGGGAGAACTCCTCGCGAACGCCGAGGACCTCTTAGAGCAGGACATCCACCCGACAGCGATCATTCGCGGGTTCGACATGGCCGTCAAGCAGGCCCGCGAGGAGATCGACGACATCGCCGAGCGCGTCGAGCCGGACGACGAGGAGATCCTCAAGTCCGTCGCCGAGACGAGCATGACGGGCAAAGGGGCCGAACTCAATCTCGACCTGCTCTCGGATCTGGTCGTGGGTGCCGTCCAGGCCGTCTCCGTCGAGGGCGAAGACGGCTCGACGGTCGTCGACCTAGAGTTTATCGACATCGAGTCCAAGCCGGGCCGGCCCGCCGCCGACTCGACGCTCGTCCACGGCGCCGTCATCGACGAAGATCCGACCCACGAGGACATGCCGACGGACGTCGAGGGCGCCGAGATCCTCCTGACCGACACCGCGCTGGAGCTTGACGAGACCGAGGCCGACGCACAGCTTAGCGTCGACGACCCGAGTCAGCTCCAGGAGTTCATCGAGCAGGAAGAAGAGCAGCTCCGGGAAATGGTCCAGCAGATCGCGGACTCGGGCGCAGACGTGGTCTTCTGCCAGAAGGGCATCGACGAGATGGTCGAGCACCTCCTCGCCCGTGAGGGTATCCTCGCCGTCGAGCGGGCCAAGAAGTCCGACATCGAGTTCCTCCGTGAAGTCACCGACGCACGGATCGTCTCCGATCTGGACTCGCTGAGCGACGCCGATCTGGGGATCGGCGACATCGCCCGCGACGAAGACGAGGAGTGGTTCACCGTCGAGAGCGACGGACACGGCGTGACGCTACTCGTCCGCGGGTCGACCGAACACGTCAGCGACGAACTCGAACGCGGGATCAACGACGCCTTGGACGTCGTCGCCGCGACAGTCAGCGACGGGCGCGTCCTCGCTGGTGGCGGTGCGATCGAGGTCGAACTCGCTTCCCGTCTACGGGATTACGCCGACAGCGTGGAAGGCCGCGAACAGCTGGCAGTCGAAGCCTTCGCAGACGCGTTCGAACTCGTCCCGCGAGTACTCTCGGAGAACGCCGGTCTCGATCCGATCGACACGCTTGTCGAACTGCGGTCGGCCCATGAGAACGGCGAGCAGCGCGCCGGACTGAACGTCTTCACCGGTGACGTCCTCGATACCTACGAAGAGGGCGTCGTCGAACCGGCCCACGCCAAGACCCAGGCGATCTCCAGCGCCGCGGAGGCCGCCAACCTGGTCCTGAAGATCGACGACATCATCCAGGCCTCCGGTCTGGGCGGGGGCAGCGGCGACGACGGCCCCGATCTGGGCGGTGCCGGCGGTGCCCCTGGCGGTATGGGCGGCGGCATGGGCGGCATGATGTAACGACGGCCGACACGACACCACCCTACTCGCCGTCCGATCGCTGTACCGATTCGATCGATTTTTGAAGGATTGTCTTATCCACTACGTCCGGCCGCTCCGGCGGCCGACAAGAATAGGGCGGTCGCTTTCGAGGCCGAGGACATGCGCGTCAGCGTCATCGGCGGGAGCACAGTCACTGACGGACTGTACGACCAGGCCCAGGCAGTGGTCAACTGGTGGCCGAACGCGATCACGAGGTCGTCTGTGGCGGTCGCACGGGCGTCATGGAAGCGGTCTGTCGCGGAGCGCGCGAGACGGGCGGCCACACGATCGGGATCTTTCCGGGATCGGACCGCGGGGCGGCGAACCAGTACGTCGAGACGGCGATCGCAACGGGACTGGGTAACGCCCGCAACGCCCTGGTCGTGGGCAACGGCGACGCCGCGATCGCGATCGACGGCTCGACGGGCACGCTCTCGGAGATAGCGCTGGCACTTGACGCCGGGAAGCCGGTGGCAGGCATCGACACGTACGATGTTGCAGGTGTCAAACCCGTCGAGTCTCCGGAGGCAGCCGTCGAATACGTCGAGACGATGGTACGAGACTGAATGCCCGGGCCGGCCTGTTGATTGCTCCGACGATCACTCGCCAGTCGCAACGAGCGCGAAGATCCACAGCAGGACGAACGGGTACGTGAACAATTGGATTGCGGCGAGATCACTCCAAGCGGGCGGGCCAAGAAGGCCCACGCCGGCACCCAGTAGGCCACCGCCCGCCGCGATCGGACCGTAGGTCCCACTGCTCGCCGGACTCTCGACAGTCGAGAGGAAGAACAGCCCGGCGACGAAGAAGACTGCCAGCGTGAAGACGACCTCGGTGACAGGCGTGCCGCCATCCGTGATCGCTCGCCAGGTGCCGACGACGAACCCGCCGAACAGCATCAGGGTGACCAGTAAGCCACCGTTGACGGCGATCCGCCGCAGATCGAAGCCGAACCGGTCCGTTGCCATATGAGCACTACCAGCCAGCGAAGGCAAGTGCGTTTCCCCTCACGCCAGCCAGTCGACGAACGTCCCTTCGAGTAGCGTCTCACGTTGTTCGCGAATGTACTGCGATTGCATCCCCCAGATCGCTTCACCGAGTGGGACCCCCTCACGGACCTGGCGCCTGACCAAGTCGTGTTTGAACCGGGCGGGCGTCATCCGTCGGTCGAGGCGTTCACGGAGAGGCCTGATGTACCGGCGGGCTTGGGCCGTCGAGAGACCGCGCAACTCCAGGCCGTCCCGGGCGTGCTCGAAGAGATCGCCATAGATCTCGTCGATCGCTGTGGTCTCGCCACGTCCCGTGATCCAGGTCATCTCGGCTTGAAGACCGTCGTGCCCGGCGGCATAGAAGTTCTCGCGGGCCTGTTCCCATTCGAGGTTCCGGACCGGATGTTCTCTGCGGGGCAGACTTTCCAGTAGCCCGGCGAAGACAGCCTCGAAAGCCACGGCGTCCCGGATCGTCGGCTGGCCGGGCAGCGGTCGGAACTCGATGCGGGCGTTGGCCGAAGAGCGGGTCGCGCCATCGAAGACCGGCCGGATCCACCGCCAGTAGCTGCCGTGTTTGTGCCGGACGTGCGCGAAGCGATCGTCGAAGCGCCCGCCCGTTTCGACTTCCATCGGGACGATCAGCGGATCGGCGACGATCCGGTCGATGGCTTGCTCGACGGACTCGAAATCGCGGGGGAAGCGGACTTTGGGTTCGGCGTCGCTCCCCTCGGGCGGGTTCAGAACGGACTCGAAGACGCCGATCCGGTGTTCCATGTGGGCGTCGGCGACGATCTCCCGGTCGTGGGCGTCGTCGTAACACTCCGGCGGGAAGAAAGGAGAATTGACTCCGAGTGCGAGCAGTGGTCCGGCGACCCGGAGGGCGTACCGGAAGTACTCCGGGAGATCAGGGGCGTGGGGCACCTGGTAGTGGGGCTGAATGGACGTGATCAAGCTCTCGGGCATGACGGTGTCGGCTTGGACGGAAACGTGCGGGGCATCGAGCCGGAATCCGGCGGGGTACCCGGTGTTGGCCATCGCGTGGTATCGGACGCTGTCGGTCATGTTCGTCCCGATACGGATCCCATCCTGCTCGACGGAGTCACAGAGATACTCGATGGCCGTCTCGCCGTTAGGTGGGACCGTCCACATGCCGTCGCTGATCAACCGGATGTCTTCGGACCCCGTCCGCTCGATGGCCGGCGCGAGGTTGGCCTGGAGTTCACGCTCCTGGGCTTCGAGGCCGTAGTCGTTCAGTGGCTGTGGACTGGTCTGCATCTCGGCGTTGTGCAGGCCTAGTTCCTTCTCGAAGCCGATACGTTCGAGCAACTGCCTGGGAACGCGCCGGAGGTCGTCGGTCCGGTCGTCGGCCGCATACAGTTCGAACTCCAGGCCGACGATCGCCTGACTGTTGTCGAACGTCCCGTCCCGGACCTCCGCTTTGAGGCCCTCGGCCTCTTCCTCGGCTCGCGCCAGAAACGCCTCACGATCGACCGACAGCGCCTCACGGAGCGCCGTGGCGAGTTCTGAGGCTGACATACCTCGCGCTTGCGTATCAGGTGCCTTGAACGTGATGGGTCAGCCAGTGAGCGCGCGAATGATCGCGTCGGTCCCTCGATGGATCCCCAGACGACATTGTGGTAGGAGAGATCGGTGTTTTTAGCACGTTTAGTACATAAAGAAAAATTATATTACCCTGGGAGGGGTAAACTCGGGCGATGGTGCGGTCACTTAACCGGAGATCGTATATTAAAGGGATCATGGCAAGCGGGGCAGCCACCGGGCTCGCCGGCTGTTCTTCGGGCCAAGAGACTACCGAATCCCTCCAGACGAACCACCAGGACACCGACACAGTCACCGAAACCCAAACGACACCAATGGCAAGCACTACCGACTACACTCCAGTCGTCGAACAGGCAGCAGTCACCGGCAGCGCCGTTGCGGCCAATCTCTTCCGCCGAGATATCGAAGTCGAATACAAGGACGACACGAAGGCCAATGTCGTAACGAAAGCCGATCGTGGCGCACAGGCGGCGATCATGGACACGCTTGAGCGACTCCAGCCCGATGGGACGATCGTCGGTGAGGAAGGTGACGCGGCGAAAGACGTACCTGACTCGGGACTGTCGTTCGTCGTCGATCCGCTCGACGGCTCGTATAATTTCACTCGAGGAAACCGCCTCTGGTGTGCCAGTGTCGCTGCAGTCGAAGACGGCGATCCGGTTGCAGCCGCCTCCGTCGCCCCGGCACTGGATGACGCCTACGTCGGAAGTCCCGAAGGCGTCCGCCGGAACGGCGAGCCCGTCAGTGTGAGCGACCGTACCGACCCGAAGGGGTTCATGGTTGCTCCCACGTACTTCTGGGGCTTTGACAGTCGTGGACAGTTCGCCGCCGCGGCGCGTGCCGTCGTCGAGCGGTTCAGTGACCTTCGGCGGGTTGGCTCGACACAGCTCGCACTCGCACTCGTCGCTGCCGGCGAGATCGAAGCTGCGATCACGAATCTCGAAACGAACCCGTGGGACACGATCGCCGGTGCGGCGATGGTCGAATGGGCCGGTGGCACAGTAACAGACCTGAACGGCAAGTCCTGGGGACCGGACAGTACGGGTCTGGTTGCCTCGAACGGTGGCGCACACGATCTCGTCCTCGAAGCGACCCAGGAGATCGAAGCCGCGAAACAGAGCTAGGCCCTCTTTTTAAGTATTACTGCTACTTAACTTCGATCGAGTGAGGATTAGCGCCGATGCGTTTCTATCAGCACAGTCCACATGAGGACAGCGTCGGCCACACAGACACGCCGACCATTGTACACTGTGAGAGTGTCCAGACGTTTGTCTGAAGCCGTTGCAGCGATCACAACACACCGCGACCTTTAGGAACGTCGGCCGCCGAGTATTGCCATCGTGCGCGTCGAAGAGAGTTTCATCCCGGTCAGGGGCGTCGGCGAGCAGACCGAGCGGTCGCTGTGGGAACACGGAATCACCCACTGGGACGACTTCTACCCCGACGCCGTCGGCCCCACGACCGCCGAGCGCATCCAGGCGTTCATCGAGGACGCCCGCCGACATCTGGACGACCGCAACACCGAGTACTTCGGCCGACAGTTCCCAAGCGAGGCCCAGTGGCGACTGTACGAGTCCTTCCAGGACGGCGCAGCCTTCTTCGATATCGAGACGACAGGCCTCGATAAGCGCCAGGACGCGGTGACGACGGTCAGCGTCCGCCAGGGTGGCGAGACGAAGACGTTCGTCCGGGATCGCGATCTCACCGCCGAGCGCCTCCAGGAGACCTTCACCGACGCCAACCTGCTGATCTCGTTCAACGGCAAGCGTTTCGACGTACCTTTCCTCGAGCACTCTTTCGACCTCGGAGGCGTCCTCAAACGCCCGCATCTCGATCTGATGTATCCGTGCCGACGACTGGACCTGACGGGCGGGCTGAAACAGATCGAGAAAGACGTAGGGATCGAACGAGATCGCCCAGACCTCTCTGGAAAAGACGCCGTCAGGCTGTGGTACGAGTATCAGCGTGGGGACGAGACAGCGCTTGACACGCTCATCTCGTACAATCGCGAGGACGTCGACCACCTGGAGACAGTCGCCAACCGGGTCGTCACCCGGCTCCACGAGCGGACGGTGCCCGACGACTGTGACCTGTGATCAAAAGCGTCGTCGTTCCGTACTGGTTGCGGACGCATTAGACACACTGGATCGAAGGACGTGCGCTCGACCGGCGAGCAGACCGAGCACCAGCCCGGTAAAGTGTGCGATCAGTGCCACACGTCGACCCCGTGTCAGCCAGGTGATAGCGAGGGCAACGCCGATCATGACGAGGGTCGCCACCCGTGGATCGACGGCGATCCGGCTGGCGACGGCGTCAGTGAGGCGGTTGGCCGCAAGCAAATACCCCAGCAGGCCGAATATCGCGCCACTGGCCCCCAGCACTGAGACGGCATCACCCATGAGCCACCCCACGGTCACCTCCATCGTCCCGGCGGCGGCCCCGACGACGAGGAAGAACAGGTAGAACCGCAGGGTCGACGTGCGCCGTTCGAGGACGAGACCGATCACGAACAGGCCGATGGCGTTCGTCGCGAGATGCAGCGGGCCGCCATGGGCAAGGACGCTCGAAAGCAGCGTCCAGGGCCGATCGGACAGCGGCCAGGCGAGTGCGAGTTCGAGCGGTGTCCCCAGTACGGCTGCCAGTACCTGCAACAGGAAGACCACGATCAGCACGCCGATCAACGTCGTGGTCGGATTCGTGGCCCTGTCCATATCCGAGCGTAGGGCCGAACGGTCAAGAATCAGTCGGCCGGACCGACGCCTGGGAGGAACGGCGTCCTACTCTTCGCCGCCGTCGGCACGCAGCCGATCCACTCCCTTTCGCCGCAACTGCTCGACGATACCGGAGCAGGCGTCACACTCCGCACAGGTGGCCGTCGAGCAGGAAAGCATCGAGCCACAGCGGGGACACTGCAGATCACCGGCAGGGTCGAACTCGTACTCGCAGGTCGGGCACTTCATAGGCCGAGCACCCCGAAGGCGGCCGCCAACACGCCACCGACGCTGAAGGCCGTCACCCAGGAACCGACCCACATCAACAGGGCACTTTTTGCGTCCTGTTCTTTGAAAATCATCACCATCGCGAGGATGCAGGGGACGAACAGCGTGATCACGACCAGCCCCACGAAGACCTGGGCGCTCGACAGCGCCATGTCAGTCATGCCAGCGGCGGCGAAGTCCCGGCGGATCAACCCGAGGACGAGAATCTGCCCGAAGTCCGCGGGCATCCCGACCAGCGACGTCAGCGGTCGCAGACCGTTCTGGATGGCTGCCAGCCCACCGACGTAATCGAGTGCCGAAATGACGACGGCAGTCGCACCGAACAGCGGGATCGCTTCACGGAGGAACATCTTCGCGCGGTTGTACGTCTTCCGGAGGATATTCCCCGGTCGAGGGGCACGCATCCGTGGCAATTCGGCTACCAGCGACTGGCTCTGGCCGGGGAGCGTTCGATCGAGGAAGAGGCCGACGACCCCGAGCACCGCGAGGAGGACGCCGAGGTAGCCAAACCAGTAGATCAGTCCGAGCCCCGCCATCAATCCCATGATGACGCCCAGTTGGGCCGAACACGGCACCGCCAGTCCGAGCAGCGCCGTCGAGATGGTCCGCTCGCGTTTCGAGCCGACCATCCGGGTGGTGATGACGGCCATCGTCACACAGCCGACGCCGACAATCATCGGAACGACGGCACGACCGTTCAGGCCGATTCGGTTGAGGCCGCGGTCGGTCAACACGGCCAGCCGCGGGAGGACGCCGGAGTCCTCTAAGATGCTGATCGCGAAGTAAAACGCGATCACCAGCGGCAAGAGCGTGCCAATGACGTACTGGACAGTGACCGTCAGCAGGCCGAGATTGTCGTTGATCAAGAGGAACTCGAGGGGCTCGATCCAGGCAGAATCAGGCAGCAGGCCGGAGACGAACGACTCGACGGCGGGGATGTAGTAGACGCCCAGAATCTCCCCTTCGAGGGTGTCGACGAGCCGCTGGGCGACCAGATCGCCGATGAAATAATAGATCAGCCCAAGCATCGCCAGGGCGATCGGCGTCCCGGTCAGGGGGTTGATCATAAGGTCACTGAGTCGCTCGGCGATCGAATCGTCAGTCCGGGTTACTTGCTGGACAGAATCAGCGATCGACTGGACGCGCGAGCGGCGTTGCCCGTAGATCTCGTCACGGAGCCCCGACTCGACCAGCGCCGGCGAGCCGCCGTCGGCCATGACGCCGCCGACATCCATCTCCGTGGGGAGCTCCTCGTCGCCCTCAACCAGTAGCGTCTTCTCCGGACGGTCGGCCTCGAGTTCTGCGGGGAGTTCGTCGTAGTACTCGTCGATGGCCGTCGAGTCGGGCGCGCTTGCGTCGGAGATTCGGTCCCGGAGTTCGTCAAAGCCCTCGCCGTCGATCGCCACTGTCGGAACGACGGGAACGCCCAGGGCTTCCTCAAGGGCGTCGACATCGATATCGATGCCGTCGGCCTCGGCTTCGTCCATCATGTTCAGCGCGACGACCGTCGGGACGCCCATGTCCAGTAGCTGCAGCGTCAAGAAGAGATCGCGGTCGAGGTGGGTCGCATCGACGACGTTCACCACGGCGTCGGCTTCGAGGACGATGTCGCGGGTGACCCGCTCTTCCTCGGAGAACGAGGAGATACCGTAGACGCCGGGCGTGTCCGTCAGCTTGTAGTCGCCGAACTCAGCGATCGTGGTGTCGACGGTCGTGCCGGGATAGTTCGAGACGTCGACGTACTGCTCGGCGAGCTCGCCGAAGACGACACTCTTGCCCACGTTCGGGCAGCCGACGAGCGCGAGCGTCGCCTCGGCGTCGATCGCCTCGGGATCACATCCGGCGTCGTGACACCCCTCCATTGTCACTCACCGACCTCCGTGGTCGGCCGTTCGATCTCGATGTCCCCAGCGAGATCCGAGCCGAGTGCGAGATCCGTGCCGTTGCGTCGGACAATGACCGGCCCCTTGCGAATATGATGGCGACACTCCACGGTGCCGTCCAGAAAGCCCAGCCGTAACAGCCGCGCCCGGGTGTCCCCGTCCGGGACGTCGACCAACCTGACGGACTCGCCCGCCCCGACATCGGCCAGTACTTCGCTCATTTAGTCTCACCTAAGTAGGAATAAGCTAGGTTTCCCAAAAAGAGAGGGTGGGTGTTCCCGCTTCCTGAAAACAGATGTGGACAAACGTGATGGTTTAGGCCGGCCTATCTTCTCGCGACGGTCGATCGCTGGACGTTTCGGCGTCGCGTCCGGATGAGGATCCGTGACAGCCGATCAGGGAACCTACACGTTACTGCTCGCTCTCGAGGAGCAGGCGACGATCACCTTTGGCGCGGCGGGCGAGCGCAGCCTCACGGCGGGCGCATATGCCTACACCGGGAGTGCGTTCGGGACGGGCGGGTTCGCCCGGATCGACCGCCACCGTGAACTCGCAGCCGGCGAACGGGACGCCCGCCACTGGCACGTCGATTACCTGCTTGGCCATCCCGACACGCAGTTCACTGACGTGATAAAGACCGTCGGCGAAGACGTCGAGTGTCCGGTCGCTCGGGCGATCGCCGACGAGACGACGCCGATCGCCGGGATCGGAGCCTCGGACTGTGACTGCGATACACACCTCGCGTACGCACCCGAAGTCGAGGACCTTCGGTTGACGGTCGATCGCGCTCACGAGCGGGCCCAGGGTGACTGACCGGCGCCGCTCGATGGGAGAAACCGAACCACAACGCACACACTGACGGCGGTCCCAATCACGTCCATGACAGACTGGGACGTCTATCTCGTCACGCAAAGCTCGTTGTCGGGCGATCGCTCGACCACCGAGGTCGTCGAGCGGGCGATCGACGGCGGGATCGACGTGGTTCAGCTCCGGGAGAAAGACGTCAGCGCCCGCGAGCGCTACGAGATGGGCCTGGAGATCCGTGACATCACCCGCGAGGCGGACGTGCCACTGATCGTCAACGATCGGGTTGACCTGGCGCTGGCTCTCGACGCCGACGGCGTCCACCTCGGGGACGAGGACCTGCCGGTCCCGGTCGCCCGCGAATTGCTCGGCGAAGACGCGATCATCGGTCGGTCCGTGTCGTTCGTCGGGGATGCACAGGCAGCCGTCGAAGCCGGTGTGGACTACCTGGGCGTCGGCGCGATCTACGCCACGGGTTCGAAAGACGACATCGACGACAAGGAGTACGCCATCGGGACCGACCGACTGGCCGACATCGTCGCGGCCGTCGACATTCCGGTCGTCGGGATCGGCGGTGTCACGAGCGAGAACGCCGCCGAAGTGATCCAGGCTGGTGCGGACGGCGTGGCCGTCATCACCGAGATCACGGACGCCGCCGATCCGGAAGTCGCGGCCCGAGAGCTTGGCACCGTCGTTGCGGACGGGCGGTGACGGGCCTGATCACCCTGAGGAGGTGCGGCGGTCCTCGCGTCCGTCCCCGCTAGAAAGACCACCTCGGGACGGTCCTGTCTGCGATCGCTTGCCGCACGAATTAAGTACACACCAGCTGTCAGTATTCCCATGCGAACGCCACGGCAGATCCTGACGCTCGCCGTCGGGCTTGGGATCTGCGTGTGGGTGCTCGACGCCGCGTTCGACGCCGTCTTCTTCTACACCGGGACGCCGTTTCTCGCACTGCTCGTGACCGACGTGCCTGCCCACGAGCTGTACATCCGGTCGCTCATCATGGTCGTGTTCGTCGTCTTCGGGTTCGTCACGGCCAGACAGGCCAGGCAGATGCGGGAACGCGAACGCGAAGCGACGCTGTTCAAGCGACAGGTCGACGAGGCCACCGATAGCGTCTACGTCATCGATCCGGAGACGGGACGGATCAGAGACGTCAATGAAACCGCCTGTCAGACCCTCGGGTACGATCGCTCGACGCTGCTGGGGATGTCAATCGCGGAGTTCAATCCCGAGTTCGAGAATCCGGCCGATTTCCAGGGGTTTCTGGAGTCACCGGAAAAGGAGACCCTGGAGTACTACGAGACGGCACACGTCCGTGCCGACGGGACCACGATCCCGGTCGAGATCTCCGCCTCGGAGGTCACGGTCCGAGGTGAGTCCTCCCGGATCGCGATCGCTCGCGACATCTCCGAGCGCAAGGCACGCGAGGAGCGGATCACCCACTACAAGCAGGCCGTCGAGAGTTCCCGGGACCTGCTGACTGCTGTCGACGCTGACTTCCGGTTCCTGTTCGCCAACGAGGCCTACCGGACGTTTCACGGTATTGAACAGGAGACGCTCCAGGGGGAAACGCTCGATAGCGTCCTGGAATCCGAGGCGTTCGAACGGATCGAACCGGCGCTTCGTGACGCGCTTTCGGGCGAACGGGTACAGTTCGAGATGACCCGCGCCCACGCCGAGCACGGCGAGCGCGTGCTCGCCGTCCGGTATTGGCCGTTGCGCGACGCCGACGGGGAGATCCACGGCGTCGGCGCCTCGTTGCGCGACATCACCAAACGCAAGGAGATGATCGAACAACTCCGGCAAAGTCGAGAGCGCTACGAGTCGCTGTTCGACAGTATCCGCGACGCCATCCTGGTTGTCGACATCGACCGACACATCGTCGACTGCAACCTGGCATTTACCGACCTCTTTGGCTACACACTCGACGAGATCGAAGGCGAATCTGTGAGCGTCGTCTTCGAGAGTGATGCGGCGTTCGAGGCGATGGAGGAATCCCTCGGCCAGCACATCGAGGATCCAACGTTCGTCCAGACGGTCCGGTATCAAAAGCAATCCGGACAGATCTTCCCGGGCGAAACGAGCGTGTTCTACCTGCGCGATAGCGACGATGAGATCACCGGATTCATCGGCCTCGTCAGAGACGTCTCGGATCGGCAGGCACGAATAACACAGCTCCGGACGATCGATCGCGTCCTCCGGCACAACCTCAACAATGCCCTGACGGTCATCTTGGGAACCGCCGAGGCGATCGCAAGGAGAGAAATCGACGACCCGGTGGCGTCAGCCGAGCGAATCGTCCGGACGGGAGAGCAACTCCAGGAAACTGCCACAAAGGAGCGGGAGATCACCACGTTCCTATCCGAATCACGACGGACAGTCGAACGTGACGCGGTCGTGATCGTCGAGAACATCGTCGCCGACATCCGGGAGCGCTATCCCGAGGCCGATCTGACGGTCGACCTGCCCGACGCACAGCCGATCGTCGCCGTCGAGTACGTCGCCCGGGCGATCGAGGAACTGCTCGACAACGCCGCGACCCACTCCGACCGTGAGGTACCGTCGATACAGGTTTCACTCGAAGCGACAGACGACGTCGTCGAGATCAGGGTGGCGGACGACGGCCCTGGAATTCCCGAAATGGAGCGACGGGTCTTGACTGGCGAGCAGGACATCGAGCCGC harbors:
- a CDS encoding PAS domain S-box protein: MRTPRQILTLAVGLGICVWVLDAAFDAVFFYTGTPFLALLVTDVPAHELYIRSLIMVVFVVFGFVTARQARQMREREREATLFKRQVDEATDSVYVIDPETGRIRDVNETACQTLGYDRSTLLGMSIAEFNPEFENPADFQGFLESPEKETLEYYETAHVRADGTTIPVEISASEVTVRGESSRIAIARDISERKAREERITHYKQAVESSRDLLTAVDADFRFLFANEAYRTFHGIEQETLQGETLDSVLESEAFERIEPALRDALSGERVQFEMTRAHAEHGERVLAVRYWPLRDADGEIHGVGASLRDITKRKEMIEQLRQSRERYESLFDSIRDAILVVDIDRHIVDCNLAFTDLFGYTLDEIEGESVSVVFESDAAFEAMEESLGQHIEDPTFVQTVRYQKQSGQIFPGETSVFYLRDSDDEITGFIGLVRDVSDRQARITQLRTIDRVLRHNLNNALTVILGTAEAIARREIDDPVASAERIVRTGEQLQETATKEREITTFLSESRRTVERDAVVIVENIVADIRERYPEADLTVDLPDAQPIVAVEYVARAIEELLDNAATHSDREVPSIQVSLEATDDVVEIRVADDGPGIPEMERRVLTGEQDIEPLYHGRGIGLWLVHLVVQYSDGTLAFDENDPRGSVVTIRLPASEGSTDERTAE
- the thiE gene encoding thiamine phosphate synthase, with product MTDWDVYLVTQSSLSGDRSTTEVVERAIDGGIDVVQLREKDVSARERYEMGLEIRDITREADVPLIVNDRVDLALALDADGVHLGDEDLPVPVARELLGEDAIIGRSVSFVGDAQAAVEAGVDYLGVGAIYATGSKDDIDDKEYAIGTDRLADIVAAVDIPVVGIGGVTSENAAEVIQAGADGVAVITEITDAADPEVAARELGTVVADGR